The following proteins are co-located in the Streptomyces sp. DT2A-34 genome:
- a CDS encoding class I SAM-dependent methyltransferase: MTATAPPERARADCASTLGACRDQPYVPRHLGLTRLPSRRLRAAARAALAFPEPESWLDVGTGYARFPEVAKELFPYTAFDGLDPTYRVLHARVAERVEEAHVGNLTDARIRARLRARYDIVSMFRHLEHTPDPREELRAALTVLRPGGHLILELPDPRCVFALLLGRWWTPHSRPGHLHLMPLDTLRQELESQGCTVLSTDRRTPHIPYDLAATTSRTLAFFLPSPLSRACAPLVAVAWALDHILAPVLRHTRFSNTYRVIARKEPTAPV, from the coding sequence ATGACCGCGACCGCACCCCCCGAAAGAGCCCGCGCCGACTGCGCGTCCACCCTCGGCGCATGCCGGGACCAGCCCTACGTCCCCCGACACCTGGGCCTCACTCGGCTGCCGTCCCGCCGGCTGAGGGCAGCGGCCCGCGCGGCGCTCGCCTTCCCCGAACCGGAGAGCTGGCTGGACGTGGGCACGGGTTACGCCCGCTTCCCGGAGGTGGCGAAGGAACTCTTCCCGTACACGGCGTTCGACGGCCTGGACCCGACCTACCGTGTCCTGCACGCACGCGTGGCCGAGCGGGTGGAGGAGGCCCACGTCGGCAATCTGACGGACGCCCGCATCAGGGCCCGGCTGCGCGCCCGCTACGACATCGTCAGTATGTTCCGCCACCTGGAGCACACCCCGGACCCCCGCGAGGAGCTCCGCGCCGCCCTCACGGTCCTGCGGCCCGGCGGCCACCTCATCCTCGAACTCCCCGACCCGCGCTGCGTGTTCGCCCTGCTGCTCGGCAGATGGTGGACCCCGCACAGCCGCCCCGGCCACCTGCACCTGATGCCCCTGGACACGCTCCGCCAGGAACTGGAGTCCCAGGGCTGCACGGTCCTCTCCACGGACCGCCGCACCCCGCACATCCCGTACGACCTCGCGGCCACGACCTCGCGGACGCTGGCGTTCTTCCTGCCCTCGCCGCTGTCCCGAGCCTGCGCGCCCCTGGTGGCCGTGGCCTGGGCCCTCGACCACATCCTGGCCCCCGTACTACGCCACACCCGCTTCTCGAACACGTACCGCGTCATCGCCCGCAAGGAGCCGACCGCACCGGTGTGA